The Anguilla anguilla isolate fAngAng1 chromosome 4, fAngAng1.pri, whole genome shotgun sequence genome has a window encoding:
- the zgc:172302 gene encoding phospholipid-transporting ATPase ABCA1 isoform X3, translating into MGLWTQLFLLLWKNITYRRRNKIQLIIELLWPLFLFVILICVRQSHPPYKQNQCHFPNKALPSAGTLPWVQGIICNVNNPCFHQPTPGETPGQVGNFDNSILSRLFVDARAVLSYSGNQSVLSGFQDVLLAAQNLGESPGAWPNLSVGEYLRANETFSSFLLANGSLPSSAVDQLMRAQLNLQVVSLAGAGLQLKDIVCNATLLGQYLAVGRGESLLELQSHLCALPTDTLQAAEQLFLSQLDYSKIFTRERLLSNAARLQTLSKAVGSVTQEVALIMDNLSSLSSFSELNRELRMLSPENRTAVPRESFRAFSRIVCGHPEGGVEWIPSLNWYEDNDIKSFLGKNGTEKVNMENDNTTTPYCKNLIQSLESNPLSRVVWHGIKPLFIGKLLYAPDTPVTRNIMKEVNRTFQDLKILEDLQGAWEEVGPRIKTFMESSAEIQLLQDLLRRPEVAVLVNLRLEKTSWTASRIAHFLSTPSPDAPQRDRVQYTWLDVFQEVNSTINTLSQVTQCFSLNKLEGAASEGEMIERALELLEDRQFWAGVVFLLPDPSSPTLTPHVSYKIRMDIDDVTRTNKIKDRFWDPGPAADPFNDMRYIWGGFVYVQDLVERGLARVLSGKQQHVGIYLQQMPYPCYVDDVFLRVLNRSLPLFMTLAWIYSVAMIIKGVVYEKEARLKETMRIMGLGTTTLWVSWFISSFVPFLISAGLLISLLKWGDILPYSNPAVVFFFLAAFATATIMQCFLISTFFSRANLAAACGGLIYFSLYLPYVLCVAWRDRLTVELKVFASLLSPVAFGFGCEYFSLYEEQGVGIQWFNLVSSPMEGDSYNFRTSIMLLFVDAVIYGVATWYIEAVFPGEFGIPRPWYFIFQLNYWGGVPLELGLPIPPAPQDSEVCLEEEPTHLPVGVAIRDLVKIYKKGAKLAVNHLSLKFYDGQITSFLGHNGAGKTTTMSILTGLFPPTAGTIYVKGMDIRTNMDTIRKTLGVCPQHNVLFDILTVEEHVWFYGRLKGLSNSEVKNEMDKLLTDVGLLQKRCEQTRNLSGGMQRKLSVAIAFVGGSKVVVLDEPTAGVDPYSRRGIWDLLLKYRKDRTIILSTHYMDEADLLGDRIAIISQGKLCCCGSPLFLKARLGTGYYLTAVKRDVVNGPSHSASAGRVSLPATTKDSDSSKSDDTGLGSEDSGSDVAALLALARRHIPEAQLVEDVGREAVINFPHSAAEDGRLACFLAELDKRLGEFGVTSYGLSDTTLEEIFLKVAEETGVDADPEETRSNPPVPVGQQRDPAEEPETEPLETDLLSGDGRGGVPRTGWGLTLQQLRALFIKRWLYALRSRRGFFAQIVLPAVFVLIALLFSLIVPPFGKYPALVLQPWMYGEQYTFISNDAPGDPEIQNLLDALLDPPGFGTKCMEISGREPQCAEGEAMFHRPHVSFATWKLLSQGNWSAGQPSPDCQCSSDDVRRMLPDCPEGAGGIPPLQIKRLTGDILQNLTSRNVSDYLVKTYPQILSKSLKTKKWVNEMRYGGFSLGGSSAQQVPEPHQLQESVLAIRTRFSVAQNSSLDKLLHRLPEILGRQHSKQNVKVWFNNKGWHAVTSFINVMNNGLLRASLPAGPERSRHGITAQNHPLNLTKEQLTEMAMMTTSVDVLVSICVIFAMSFVPASFVLFLIEERVSKAKHLQFVSGVRPLLYWLANFTWDMLNYTVPATMVVLIFIAFQQQSYVSETNLPALVLLLLLYGWSITPLMYPASFLFSVPSTAYVVLTSINLFIGINGSIATFVLELFVDQHLNDVNKILKKVFLIFPHFCLGRGLIDMAKNQAMADAFQRLGTKQTLDPLSWDFVGKNLFAMAVEGVVFFLFTVLLQYNFFCSCRSWSDPDLPPLGPEDQDVAKERERVNSGRAQMDILIVKELSKVYKAGRKPAVDRLCLGIPRGECFGLLGVNGAGKTSTFRMLTGDTSITCGEAFLSGHSVLTEMERVHQLMGYCPQFDGINDLLTGREHLEFYARLRGVPEEAVAKVAQWGVKKLGLTQYSEREAGGYSGGNKRKLSTAISLIGAPPVIFLDEPTTGMDPKAKRFLWNCILSVIKEGRAVILTSHSMEECEALCTRMAIMVNGRFRCLGSVQHLKNRFGDGYTIILRLSEPSEEPCPVDSYIRTSFPGIELKERHHNVLQYQLPTHACSLAHIFDVLSSNSEELGITDYSVSQTTLDQVFVNFAKDQSDDDQLREVYVNAAVEPVQPIQKRQTEVRPKEATPATPNGTMQGPSAFSKPKSQQKQHKPKKGSVASRAQRTEETSGSKDPLTLFLVDSSTQETKV; encoded by the exons ATGGGCCTTTGGACACAGCTCTTTCTCCTGCTCTGGAAGAACATCACATATCGCAGGAGGAACAAG ATCCAGCTGATTATTGAGCTGCTGTGGCCTCTGTTCCTGTTTGTCATCCTCATCTGTGTGCGCCAATCTCACCCTCCATACAAGCAGAATCAAT GTCATTTCCCCAATAAGGCCCTTCCCTCTGCTGGCACGCTGCCCTGGGTTCAGGGAATCATATGCAATGTCAATAACCCCTGCTTCCACCAGCCCACCCCTGGGGAGACCCCAGGGCAGGTGGGAAACTTTGATAACTCCAT CCTCTCTCGTCTCTTTGTGGATGCCAGAGCCGTTCTCTCGTACAGTGGCAACCAGTCCGTTCTCTCAGGATTCCAAGATGTCCTGCTGGCAGCTCAGAACCTTGGAGAGAGCCCAGGTGCCTGGCCAA ATCTATCTGTTGGAGAGTACCTGCGAGCTAACGAGACCTTCTCTAGCTTCCTTCTGGCCAATGGCAGCCTGCCATCCTCAGCTGTGGACCAGCTGATGAGGGCACAACTCAACCTTCAGGTG GTGTCCTTAGCCGGGGCTGGGCTGCAACTTAAGGACATAGTGTGCAATGCCACCCTGCTCGGCCAGTATCTGGCAGTAGGCCGGGGCGAGTCCCTGTTGGAGCTGCAGAGCCACTTATGCGCCCTGCCCACTGACACCCTACAGGCTGCGGAGCAGCTCTTCCTCTCCCAGCTGGACTACAGCAAGATCTTCACG AGGGAAAGGCTATTGTCCAACGCTGCCAGGCTACAGACCCTCAGTAAGGCAGTGGGATCTGTGACACAGGAAGTGGCACTCATCATGGACAAT TTGTCGTCTCTGTCCAGCTTCTCTGAGTTGAACAGAGAGCTGCGAATGCTCTCACCAGAGAACAGAACAGCAGTGCCCCGTGAAAGCTTCAGAGCCTTCTCGCGAATCGTGTGTGGACACCCAGAGGGGGGTGTGGAGTGGATCCCCTCGCTCAACTGGTACGAGGACAATGACATCAAGTCCTTCCTAGGCAAGAATGGCACAGAGAAGGTGAACATGGAAAATGACAACACCACAA CTCCATACTGCAAAAACCTCATTCAGAGCCTGGAGTCAAACCCACTGTCCCGCGTCGTGTGGCATGGGATCAAACCACTGTTCATCGGCAAACTACTGTATGCCCCAGACACTCCAGTGACACGCAACATCATGAAGGAG GTGAACAGAACCTTCCAGGACTTGAAGATTCTAGAAGACCTGCAGGGGGCATGGGAGGAAGTGGGCCCCCGAATCAAGACCTTCATGGAGAGCAGTGCTGAAATTCAGCTGCTGCAG GATCTGCTGAGACGGCCTGAAGTGGCGGTCCTTGTAAACCTCCGCTTGGAGAAAACTTCCTGGACAGCCTCCCGCAttgcccacttcctgtccacaCCTTCACCAGATGCCCCGCAGAGAGACAGGGTGCAGTACACCTGGCTGGACGTGTtccaggaagtgaacagcaccATAAACACCCTCTCTCAAGTTACCCAG TGCTTCTCCCTGAACAAGCTGGAGGGTGCTGCCTCAGAGGGCGAGATGATTGAACGGGCCCTGGAGCTGCTGGAAGACAGACAGTTTTGGGCGGGCGTGGTCTTCCTCCTGCCAGATCCTTCATCGCCCACCCTGACCCCCCATGTGTCTTACAAAATCAGAATGGACATTGATGATGTTACCCGCACTAATAAGATCAAAGACAG ATTCTGGGATCCAGGACCAGCAGCGGATCCATTCAACGACATGCGCTATATTTGGGGAGGCTTTGTGTACGTGCAGGACCTGGTGGAGCGGGGTCTGGCTCGTGTTCTGAGTGGCAAGCAGCAACACGTTGGCATCTACCTGCAGCAGATGCCTTACCCCTGCTATGTGGATGACGT CTTCTTGCGTGTACTGAACCGCTCCCTACCGCTCTTCATGACTCTGGCCTGGATCTACTCGGTGGCCATGATCATCAAGGGTGTGGTCTACGAGAAGGAGGCGCGGCTGAAGGAGACCATGAGGATTATGGGGCTCGGCACCACTACACTGTGGGTCAGCTGGTTCATCAGCAGCTTCGTCCCCTTCCTGATCAGTGCAGGTCTCCTCATTTCCTTGCTCAAG tggGGAGACATCCTACCCTACAGTAATCCTGCGGTGGTCTTCTTCTTCCTGGCCGCCTTTGCCACGGCCACCATCATGCAGTGCTTCCTAATAAGCACCTTCTTCTCCCGAGCCAACCTGGCAGCAGCCTGCGGGGGCCtaatatatttctctctctacctGCCCTATGTGCTCTGTGTGGCCTGGAGGGACCGCCTCACTGTGGAGCTCAAGGTTTTTGCT AGTCTGCTGTCCCCCGTAGCCTTTGGTTTCGGTTGCGAGTATTTTTCCCTGTACGAGGAGCAGGGAGTGGGCATCCAGTGGTTCAACCTAGTTTCCAGCCCCATGGAGGGAGACTCCTACAACTTCAGAACCTCCATCATGCTCTTGTTTGTTGATGCTGTCATATATGGAGTGGCCACATGGTACATTGAAGCCGTGTTCCCAG GAGAGTTTGGGATTCCCAGACCCTGGTATTTCATCTTCCAATTGAATTACTGGGGTGGAGTACCCCTAGAACTGGGGCTCCCAATCCCCCCTGCACCCCAAGATTCAGAGG TGTGTCTGGAAGAAGAGCCCACTCACCTCCCAGTGGGAGTAGCCATCCGGGACCTGgtcaaaatttacaaaaaaggtGCCAAGCTGGCTGTGAACCACCTCAGCCTAAAGTTCTACGACGGCCAGATCACCTCCTTCCTGGGGCACAATGGTGCTGGAAAGACTACCACCAT GTCCATTCTGACTGGTCTGTTTCCACCCACTGCTGGTACAATATATGTCAAGGGTATGGACATTCGCACTAACATGGACACCATACGCAAGACCCTGGGCGTGTGTCCCCAACATAATGTTCTCTTTGACAT CCTGACAGTGGAGGAGCATGTGTGGTTCTATGGCCGTCTGAAGGGCCTGTCTAACAGTGAAGTGAAGAATGAGATGGACAAGCTTTTGACGGACGTGGGACTGCTGCAGAAGCGGTGTGAGCAGACCAGGAACCTCTCTG GGGGCATGCAAAGGAAGCTGTCTGTTGCTATTGCCTTTGTGGGAGGCTCCAAGGTGGTGGTCCTGGATGAGCCCACTGCTGGCGTGGACCCCTACTCCCGTCGAGGCATCTGGGACCTGCTGCTCAAATATCGCAAAG ATCGCACCATCATCCTGTCCACTCACTATATGGATGAGGCAGATCTCCTTGGTGACCGGATTGCCATCATCTCCCAGGGCAAACTGTGCTGCTGCGGCTCTCCACTCTTCCTGAAGGCTCGCCTGGGCACTGGTTATTACCTGACTGCGGTAAAGAGAGATGTGGTGAATGGGCCATCCCACAGTGCCAGTGCTGGCAGGGTCTCACTCCCTGCTACCACAAAG GACAGTGACTCATCCAAGAGTGATGACACAGGGCTTGGTAGTGAGGACAGTGGCTCAG ATGTGGCTGCGCTGTTGGCACTGGCACGGCGTCACATACCTGAAGCGCAGCTGGTGGAGGATGTGGGCAGGGAGGCGGTGATCAACTTCCCACACTCAGCTGCCGAGGACGGCAGGCTGGCCTGCTTTCTGGCCGAGCTGGATAAGCGGTTGGGGGAGTTTGGCGTCACCAGCTACGGCCTCTCAGACACAACtctggaggag atttttctgAAAGTGGCTGAGGAGACAGGGGTGGACGCCGACCCTGAGGAAACGCGCAGTAATCCTCCCGTGCCTGTGGGTCAGCAGAGGGACCCAGCCGAGGAGCCGGAGACAG AGCCCCTAGAGACGGATCTTCTGAGTGGGGACGGGCGGGGCGGAGTGCCCCGTACAGGGTGGGGCCTGACCCTGCAGCAGCTCCGGGCGCTCTTCATTAAGAGGTGGCTCTACGCCCTCCGCAGCCGACGGGGGTTCTTTGCTCAG ATTGTCCtgccagctgtgtttgtgttgatcgCCCTGTTGTTCAGTCTGATTGTCCCACCTTTCGGGAAGTATCCTGCCCTGGTGCTCCAGCCTTGGATGTATGGAGAACAGTATACCTTCATCAG CAATGATGCCCCCGGTGACCCAGAAATCCAAAATTTACTTGATGCTCTGTTGGACCCGCCCGGGTTTGGGACTAAGTGTATGGAAATCAGTGG CAGGGAGCCCCAGTGCGCGGAGGGGGAAGCCATGTTCCACAGGCCGCACGTCTCCTTCGCCACGTGGAAGCTGCTCAGCCAGGGGAACTGGAGCGCGGGCCAGCCGTCACCTGACTGCCAGTGCAGCTCCGACGACGTCCGCAGGATGCTGCCCGACTGCCCAGAGGGAGCAGGGGGCATTCCACcactgcag ATTAAGAGACTTACTGGGGACATCCTGCAGAACCTGACCAGCCGCAATGTTTCTGATTATTTGGTCAAGACCTATCCCCAGATCCTGAGTAAGAG CCTGAAGACTAAGAAGTGGGTAAACGAAATGAG ATATGGTGGGTTCTCTCTAGGTGGCAGCAGTGCCCAGCAGGTGCCAGAACCCCATCAGTTGCAGGAATCTGTCCTAGCAATAAGGACCAGGTTCAGTGTGGCACAG AACAGCTCACTGGACAAACTCCTGCACAGGTTACCTGAGATTCTTGGCAGGCAGCACAGCAAACAGAATGTCAAA GTGTGGTTTAACAATAAAGGCTGGCATGCCGTCACGTCTTTTATCAATGTGATGAACAACGGGCTCCTTCGTGCCAGCCTACCGGCAGGGCCAGAGAGAAGCAGACATGGGATAACTGCCCAAAACCACCCACTCAACCTCACCAAGGAGCAGCTCACAGAAATGGCAAT GATGACTACCTCAGTGGACGTTCTGGTGTCCATCTGCGTGATATTCGCTATGTCCTTCGTGCCTGCAAGCTTTGTGCTCTTCCTCATTGAGGAGAGGGTCAGCAAAGCCAAACACCTGCAGTTTGTCAGCGGTGTCAGGCCCCTCCTCTACTGGCTGGCTAACTTCACTTGGGATATG CTGAACTACACAGTGCCAGCTACAATGGTGGTCCTCATATTCATCGCCTTCCAGCAGCAGTCATACGTGTCTGAAACAAACTTGCCGGCTCTAGTCCTGTTACTTCTGCTCTATGG CTGGTCCATCACACCGCTCATGTACCCAGCTTCCTTCCTGTTCAGTGTGCCCAGTACCGCCTACGTGGTCCTCACGTCCATCAACCTCTTCATCGGAATCAATGGCAGCATAGCCACTTTTGTCCTGGAGCTGTTTGTAGATCAG CACCTGAATGATGTAAATAAGATCCTGAAGAAGGTCTTTCTGATCTTCCCGCATTTCTGTCTGGGTCGTGGGCTCATTGACATGGCAAAGAATCAGGCAATGGCAGATGCTTTCCAGCGCCTAG GCACCAAACAGACCCTGGATCCTCTCTCCTGGGACTTTGTAGGGAAGAACCTGTTTGCCATGGCAGTAGAGGGTGTGGTGTTCTTCCTCTTCACTGTGCTACTTCAGTACAACTTTTTCTGCAGTTGCAG GTCCTGGTCTGACCCTGATCTGCCCCCTTTGGGCCCGGAGGACCAGGATGTagccaaggagagagagagagtgaacagCGGGAGAGCACAGATGGACATACTGATAGTGAAGGAATTAAGCAAG GTGTACAAGGCAGGCAGGAAACCTGCAGTGGATCGTCTCTGTTTGGGGATTCCTCGTggggag TGCTTTGGGCTCCTGGGGGTCAACGGTGCTGGGAAGACCTCCACGTTCCGCATGCTGACAGGAGACACCTCTATCACCTGTGGAGAAGCTTTCCTTAGTGGCCACAG TGTCCTGACTGAAATGGAGAGGGTTCACCAGCTCATGGGCTACTGCCCACAGTTTGACGGCATTAATGACCTCCTGACTGGCCGGGAACATTTGGAGTTCTATGCAAGATTGAGAGGAGTCCCAGAGGAGGCCGTGGCAAAG GTAGCACAGTGGGGAGTGAAGAAGCTTGGCCTGACCCAGTACTCTGAGCGAGAAGCAGGTGGCTACAGCGGGGGCAACAAGCGCAAACTCTCCACTGCCATTTCCCTCATCGGGGCTCCCCCCGTCATATTCCTG GATGAACCCACCACAGGGATGGACCCCAAGGCCAAACGCTTCCTCTGGAACTGCATCCTGAGCGTCATCAAGGAAGGAAGAGCTGTCATTCTCACATCGCACAG CATGGAGGAATGTGAAGCTCTCTGTACCCGAATGGCCATCATGGTGAACGGGAGGTTCCGGTGCCTGGGTTCAGTACAGCACCTTAAGAACAG ATTTGGAGATGGCTACACCATCATCCTGCGTTTGTCTGAGCCGTCCGAGGAGCCCTGTCCTGTGGACTCCTACATCAGGACCTCCTTCCCCGGTATCGAACTGAAGGAACGGCACCACAACGTGCTCCAGTACCAGCTGCCCACTCACGCTTGCTCTCTGGCCCACATCTTTGATGTGCTGTCCAGCAACAGCGAGGAGCTGGGTATCACAGACTACTCTGTCTCCCAGACCACCCTGGACCAG GTGTTTGTCAACTTTGCCAAGGACCAGAGTGACGACGACCAGCTCAGGGAGGTGTATGTAAATGCAGCGGTGGAGCCAGTTCAGCCCATTCAAAAGAGACAGACGGAGGTCAGACCAAAGGAAGCTACGCCAGCTACACCAAACGGGACGATGCAGGGCCCCTCTGCCTTTTCGAAGCCAAAGTCACAGCAGAAGCAACATAAGCCCAAGAAAGGGTCTGTGGCCAGTAGAGCACAGCGCACAGAGGAGACTTCTGGGAGCAAAGACCCTCTGACACTGTTCTTGGTGGACAGTAGCACACAGGAGACCAAGGTGTGA